The following coding sequences lie in one Musa acuminata AAA Group cultivar baxijiao chromosome BXJ1-8, Cavendish_Baxijiao_AAA, whole genome shotgun sequence genomic window:
- the LOC103995583 gene encoding mevalonate kinase, whose protein sequence is MHRSLVMAEVRARAPGKIILSGEHAVVHGSTAVAAAIDLYTHVSFRLDSPLPTENGDGSVELELKDMALVFSWSSSRLKEVLGDGFADSSTPVSCSPGRIKSIATLVEEQNIPEAKFWLSSGVSCFLYLYTSIHGYKRGKVVVTSDLPLGSGLGSSASFCVSVAGALLALSDAISVDTSQTEWFKFSKNELELVNRWAFEGEKIIHGKPSGIDNTVSTFGGMIQFRSGELTHIKSSAPLRMLITNTKVGRNTKALVAGVTERASRHPDAMASVFTAVDFISKELSAIIQSPAQDDISITAREEKIEELMEMNQGLLQCMGVSHAAIETVLRTMLKYKLASKLTGAGGGGCVLTLLPTLLSCTIIDRAIAELDSCGFQCLKAEVGGRGLEICFS, encoded by the exons ATGCACCGTTCGTTGGTAATGGCGGAGGTCCGTGCTCGTGCCCCCGGCAAGATCATCCTCTCCGGCGAGCACGCCGTCGTCCACGGCTCcaccgccgtcgccgccgccattGACCTCTACACCCACGTCTCCTTCCGCCTCGATTCCCCCCTTCCCACTG AGAATGGTGATGGATCCGTAGAATTAGAGCTTAAGGATATGGCCTTGGTGTTTTCTTGGTCGTCCTCGAGATTAAAGGAGGTGTTGGGGGACGGTTTTGCTGATTCTTCAACCCCAGTTTCGTGCTCGCCGGGACGAATCAAGTCGATTGCTACCCTCGTCGAAGAACAGAACATCCCGGAAGCCAAATTTTGGCTTTCTTCCGGGGTTTCCTGTTTTCTCTATCTCTACACCTCGATCCATGG CTACAAGAGAGGAAAAGTGGTTGTCACGTCGGATCTGCCTCTGGGATCGGGGCTTGGTTCATCTGCTTCATTCTGCGTCTCGGTCGCGGGTGCTCTGCTTGCTTTATCTGATGCCATAAGCGTCGACACCTCGCAGACTGAATGGTTTAAATTTAGCAAGAATGAGCTTGAACTGGTGAATAGATGGGCATTCGAAGGGGAAAAGATTATTCATGGAAAGCCATCTGGCATTGATAACACCGTAAGCACATTTG GTGGCATGATTCAGTTCAGGTCGGGTGAGTTGACTCACATCAAGTCGAGTGCTCCTCTAAGAATGCTCATCACTAATACAAAGGTTGGGAGGAACACAAAAGCACTGGTTGCTGGTGTAACTGAAAGAGCATCCAGGCATCCGGATGCTATGGCTTCTGTGTTTACTGCAGTCGATTTTATTAGCAAGGAATTATCGGCCATTATACAATCACCTGCTCAAGATGACATATCCATCACTGCAAGAGAAGAAAAGATAGAGGAGTTAATGGAAATGAATCAAGGTTTACTCCAGTGCATGGGGGTAAGCCATGCTGCTATAGAGACGGTGCTTCGAACCATGCTGAAGTACAAATTAGCTTCCAAGCTGACCGGGGCTGGTGGTGGAGGGTGTGTTTTGACACTGCTGCCAACAT